In Lolium rigidum isolate FL_2022 chromosome 7, APGP_CSIRO_Lrig_0.1, whole genome shotgun sequence, the DNA window GGTTTGCCCCAGGGGAGCTCCtcgacaccgacctggtcggcgcttgGAGGATGCCGCACACCCGCGCGTCCTGGGTAGTtagctgggccgcggcccaacatcaggtaatgcgtttttttcttttttgttttttttctgttgtttcttttcttttttaaaaaatatgtttttcttttctgtttatatttcgtttaaaatctgaacatttatcaaaattaaaaaacttttcaaattaaaaagaaatcactttataaaaaatctgaacatttttcagatttgaatattttttaatttgaacaaaaaatgtatttttttctatgaacaatttccgaatttgaacatttctgaACTTGAAAaaaatttatatttgaacaattttcgaatctgaacgattttcatattagaaattttttgaatttaaacaaatttcatatttgaacggttttcaaatttgaaaggttttcgaatttgaacgattttcagatttaaacggttttcaaatttgaacattttttaatttaaacattttctcaatttaaatatttttttaaaaaataaaatttccgaatctgaaaaaatataaacaaaaccgaaaacagaaaaaaagaaaaagaaaacagaaaaaaaaccagaaaaaaaaggATAAACAGacacaaatgggcctggcccatacccgaccagggggtggtcGGTGGCCGGTAACCACAtttctggtcggtgtataggtttcgcCGGCTTCCAGCCCCTTTGGCCTCCATCCCCAGATCTTGTACCCCCTCTTAAAAAAGAAGCAAATCTATTTTTGTCAAGGATAAATTACATTGCATTCATTTATACAGAAATCAATCAATTTTTAACAAAACTTACCATTCACGATTGATTTTCCCTGTTATTTCGGTGATGGTCGTCTATATATACCATGATCTCTTCTCCTATCAACATCGACACCCGAAGCATCCCGTATACTCGGCGACTCCTACCACAAAAAAACCATGGGGCCTTCACAAGCTCTCCCCGgcctcgtcctcctgctgctcctcgtcTCGTCCAGCGCCTCCGTTCTGGACGACACATGCAAGTCCTTCGGCGCCAACCACAAGGACATCGGCTACGACTACTGCATCAAGTTCTTCCAGGCCGACGAGGGCAGCGCCACCGCGGACAAGCGCGGCCTCGCCGTCATCGCCTCGAAGATCATCAAAGCAACGGCCTCAAGCACAGGGAAGCGCATCGCCGCCCTCAAGGCTTCGGTGAAGGACAAGAAGGTACGGTCGGGCCTCGACGACTGCCACGACGTGTACTCCGAGGCCGTGGATGAGCTCGACGCCGCGGTGAAGGGCGTCGAGGCGGGCACGCCCCAGGGCTTGAAGGACGCGGTGACCAACCTCAGCGGCGCGATGGACGCGCCCCAGACCTGCGAGACCGGGTTCCAGGAGCTCGGCGTGCAGTCGCCGCTCGCCGCCGAGGACTCCGAGTTCACCAGGGAGGTCTCCGTCGCTCTCGTTATAACGAGCTCGCTGTAGCTAAAGCTTGATTAGTGCACATGTTTCCTGATGGAAATCGATTTTTCATGATTTCAAATATCAATATTTTAGCGAATGCATGTCACACAATCTGTGTATGATCGTGGTGATCATGGGGTGGATGCGCAATAATTCCGTGTTTATTTAGAAGATCTGACGGCATGAGATGTGCACACTATTTAATTTTGGAAACAAAAGATGCTCCAGCCAACAGATACGTACAAAATAAGATATAAACATTGGTTAATTAATATGACAGCcggatatactccctccattcattaATATAAGATATTTTTGCATTTTGTAGATTTATCTATTTTAATATGTATCTactccacttttttttttgaaaactgctgggcgtccccaggatctgatttcccagcctCCTGGTCCTCGTGCTGACACGTCTTTTTTTGCTGCCGGGTAGCAAAAAAAATTCCCACTTTTACTTCAGTGTAGCAAAAAACCATTCGCccgtgaagcaaaagaaaaagactGAGCTCGTCGGAGACCTCGCCGGGACTTCGCCGGAGACCATGCCGGAAAGCTCGTAGCAAAAAAATTGTGTGATTGTAGCAAAAATGGATAATGTCAGATACATCAACGGGAAACTCGCCGGAGACCCAGTAGCAAATATATTATGTAATTGTATCAAAACCGCAAaaagttgtagcaaaaaaaatcatATGTTGCAAGTTGCCGGAGACATCAACGGAAACCTCGTCTGCAACCGACAACAGCGCCGTCCCAAGGTTGCAGCAACTCCATCCGCCCAAAGGCAGCGACACACGGAACTGCTAGTAGCACCGCCAGAGGTAACAAAGCCGCCCTCCGCCGGTAACAACACTGAACACCTAAGGTAGCAAACCCGGCCTCCACCCGTAGCAACGCCAGACGCCCAAGGTAGCAGCACCGTGAACAGCAACTCCTGAAGTCGTGCGAAGCTGCCGTATGTAGCACCTCCGTTGGGAGCGACGAAGCTGGATGTAGTTCCATGGGGATGGAGATGAGGCGCGGAGCTGTCGGCCGGAGCGGGAGCAGGCAACGTGGCACGTGACGTCGGGTCGAGCAGAGGCGGGGCCTTTGCACAACGACGAGCTTCGGGACTAGCAGGGAGAGGCACGCCCGCGGGATCCCGGACGAGGGTGCGCCAGATGCGCGGCGGCCGGCCATGGGCGGCGGCTTGCGGTGGCGTGGCGGACGACGCAAGTCGCGGAGGTGGACGGCGATGGGACGAGGCGTGCGGTGGCGAGGCGGGCAACTCTTGTCGCGGCGGCCGGCCATGGGTCGCGGCGCGCGGCAGCCAACCAGCATCGTCGGTAGCGCGagcagtgatggcgtgtatttcacacgttcgNNNNNNNNNNNNNNNNNNNNNNNNNNNNNNNNNNNNNNNNNNNNNNNNNNNNNNNNNNNNNNNNNNNNNNNNNNNNNNNNNNNNNNNNNNNNNNNNNNNNatcatcctcctctcttgacccttgaaaacttcctccacaccaaactcgaaacaactcattagagggttagtggacaataaaaattaacatgttcagaggtgacacaatcattcttaacacttctggacattgcataaagctacttggacattaatggatcaaagaaattcatccaacatagcaaaagaggcaatgcgaaataaaaggcagaatctgtcaaaacagaacagtccgtaaagatggattttattaggccaccagacttgctcaaatgaaaatgctcaaattgaatgaaagttgcgtacatatctgaggatcatgcacgtaaattggcataattttctgagctacctgcagggcagtgggctcagattcgtgacagcaaagaaatctggaactgcgcagtaatccaaatctagtacttacttttctatcaaagactttacttggcacaacaaaacacaaaactaagataaggagaggttgctacagtagtaaacaacttccaagacacaaatataaaacaaagtactgtagcaaaataacacatgggttatctcccaagaagttctttctttatagccattaagatgggctcagcggttttaatgatgcactcgcaagaaatagtatttgaagcaaaagagagcatcaagaggcaaattcaaaacacatttaagtctaacatgcttcctatgcataggaatcttgtaaataaacaagttcatgaagagcaaagtaacaagcataggaagataaaacaagtgtagcatcaaaaatttcagcacatagagaggtgttttagtaacatgaaaatttctacaaccatattttcctctctcataataactttcagtagcatcatgagcaaactcaacaatataactatcacataaagcattcttatcatgagtctcatgcataaaattattactctccacataagcataatcaattttattagttgtagtgggagcaaattcaacaaagtagctatcattattattctcatcaagtgtaggaggcatattgtaatcataatcaaattcactctccatagtaggtggcaccaaaagaccactatcattataatcatcataaataggaggcaaagtatcatcaaagaaaattttctcctcaatgcttggggactaaaaatatcatgaaaaccagcttccccaagcttagaactttctatatcattgtcaacaatggtgttcaaagcgttcatactaatattactaccggcatgcaaagaagatttcataggttttttaattttcgcatcaaacaatccatgttttaaatcaggaaatagaataagaagctcactcttgtacattatgccaaactagtgtaaacaagaaacaacaagatgcaattgcgggatctaaaggaaatagctttgagcacacacacaacggcgcaggaaaaatactttacagaccagtagtatgagagccttttacctttcctcccgacaacggcgccggaaaagtgcttgatgtctacgttgcagcttctattcttgtagacagtgttgggcctccaagagcgagaggtttgtagaacagcggcaagtttcccttaagtggatacccaaggtttatcgaactcggggaggaagaggtcaaagatatccctctcatgcaaccactgcaaccacaaagcaagaagtctcttgtgtccccaacacacctaataggtgcactagttcggcgaagagatagtgaaatacgagtggtataaataagtatgagcagtagcaacggtgccgagaaaagtgcttggcgtgtagttgatggtggtggtattgcgacggTAATGCTAtgagtaaaacggtaaacaagcgatagtaactcagagTAGtaacagcagtagtaaacaagcgtgtAGTAACtcaagcgagtatttaggaacaaggcctagggattacactttcactagtggacactctcaacattgatcacataacagaatagataaatgcatactctacacttttgttggatgatgaacacattgcgtaggattacacgaaccctcaatgcaggagttaacaagctccacaataatgctcatgtttaagtaacctttagtgtaagatagatcaacgctactaaaccaagtactagcatagcatgcacactgtcaccttcatgcatatgtaggaggaatagatcacatcaacattatcatagcaatagttaactccataatctacaagagatcatgatcatagcataaaccaagtactaacacggtgcctgcatcacctttgcacacatgcgggaggaataaactactttaataacacatcactagagtagcacatggataaattgtgatacaacatgcatgCAATCTTAaaggagatataaataagcacctcactatgccattcaatgagtaagtattcgtgaaatatagcctaagagacccacacggtgcacacctgtcacctttacacacgtgggactaggagtctcaggagatcacataagtaaaactcacttgactagcataatgacatctagattacaagcatcatcatatgaatctcaatcatgtaaggcaactcatgagattattgtattgaactacatggagagagatgaaccacatagctaccggtacagccgcattaagtatggtgcgtaatgtaatcaacaactacatcctcggacatagcgccaatgttttatccctagtggcaacgagcacaacacaaccttagaactttccgtcactgtcctaggtgtcaatgcgggcatgaacccactatcgagcataagtactccctcttggagttaaaagtaaaaacttggccagagcctctactagtaacggagagcatgcaagatcataaacaacacatgtgtaataacttgataattaacatgacatggtattctctatccatcggatcccgacaaacacaacatatagaattacgagatagatgatcttgatcatgttaggcagctcacaagatccaacaatgaagcacaatgaggagaagacaaccatctagctactgctatggacccatagtccaggggtgaactactcactcatcactccggaggcgaccatggcggtgtagagtcctccgggagatgaatcccctctccggcggggtgccggaggagatctccggaatcccccgagatgggatcggcggcggcggcgtctcggtaaggttttccgtatcgtggtttttcgcatcaggggtttcgcgacggaggctttaagtaggcggaagggcgagtcgggggccggacgagggccacaccatgggcggcgcgggccccctgggccgcgccgcctgtggtttggccacctcgtggccccacttcgtgtgttcttcggtcttccggaagctccgtggaaaaataggaccacaggtcttcgtttcgtccaattccgagaatatttcgttactaggatttcgaaaccaaaaacagcagaaaacggaagccggcacttcggcatcttgttaataggttagttccggaaaatgcacgaatatgacataaagtgtgcataaaacatgtaggtatcatcaataatatggcatagaacataagaaattatcgatacgtcggagacgtatcaagcatccccaagcttagttacgctcgtcccgagcgagtaaaacgataacaaagataatttcgaagtgatatgccatcataaccttgatcatactatttgtaaacatatgtagtggatgcggcgatcaaaacaatggtgatgacatgagtaaacaggtgaatcatatagcaaagacttttcatgaatagtacttcaagacaagtattaataagtcttgcataagagttaactcataaagcaataaatcaaagtaaaggtattgaagcaacacaaaggaagattaagtttcagcggttgctttcaacttgtaacatgtatatctcatggataattgtcaacatagagtaatataacaagtacaatatgcaaatatgtaggaatcaatgcacggttcacacaagtgtttgcttcttgaggtggagagaaataggtgagctgactcaacataaaagtaaagagaatggtccttcaaagaggaaagcatcgattgctatatttgtgctagagcttttattttgaaaacatgaaacaattttgtcaacggtagtaataaagcatatgagttatgtacattatatcttacaagttgcaagtctcatgcatagtgtactaatagtgcccgcaccttgtcctaattaacttggcctaccggatctttgcaatgcacatgttttgaccaagtgtcacaatggggtacctccatgccgctctgtacaaaggtctaaggagaaagctcgcattttggatttctcgcttttgattattctcaacttagacatccataccgggacaacatggacaacgagataatggactcctcttttatgcataagcatgtggcaacaattattattctcatatgagattgaggatatgtgtccaaagctgaaacttccaccatgaatcatggctttagttagcggcccaaagttcttctctaacaacatgcatgctccaaccatgaaggtggtagatctctcttgcttcggacaagacggacatgcatagcaactcacatgatatccaacaaggaatagttgatggcgtccccgaaacatggttatcgctcaacaagcaacttaataagagataaagtgcataagtacatattcaatactacaatagtttttaagctatttgtcccatgagctatatattgcaaaggtgaatgatggaattttaaaggtagcactcaagcaatttactttggaatggcggataaataccatgtagtaggtaggtatggtggacacaaatggcatagtggttggctcaaggattttggatgcatgagaagtattccctctcgatacaaggtttaggctagcaaggttatttgaaacaaacacaaggatgaacggtacagcaaaactcacataaaagacatatggtaaacattataagactccataccgtcttccttgttgttcaaaactcaatactagatgttatctagactctagagaaaccaaatatgcaaaccaaattagcaagctctaagtatttcttcattaatgggtgcaaagtatatgatgcaagagcttaaacatgagcacaacaatttccaagtatcaaattatccaagacattttagagttactacatgtagcattttccaattccaaccatataacaatttaacgaagaagaacttcgccatgaatactatgagtagagcctaaggacatatttgtccatatgcaacagcggagcgtgtctctctcccataaagtgaatgctaggatccattttattcaaacaaaacaaaaacaaaaacaaaccgacgctccaagcaaagtacataagatgtggccgaataaaaatatagtttcggggaggaacccgataatgttgtcgatgaagaaggggatgccttgggcatccccaagcttagacggttgagtcttcttagaatatgcaggggtgaaccaccggggcatccccaagcttagagctttcactctccttgatcatattgcatcatactcctctcttgatccttgaaaacttcctccacaccaaactcgaaacaactcattagagggttagtgcataataaaaattcacatgttcagaggtgacacaatcattcttaacacttctggacattgcataaagctactggacattaatggatcaaagaaattcatccaacatagcaaaagaggcaatgcgaaataaaaggcagaatctgtcaaaacagaacagtccgtaaagatggattttattaggccaccagacttgctcaaacgaaaattctcaaattgaatgaaagttgcgtacatatctgaggatcatgctcgtaaattggcgtaattttctgagctacctacgagggagatagacccagattcgtgacagcaaagaaatgctggaactgcgcagataatccaaatctagtacttacttttctattaaagactttacttggcacaacaaaacataaaactaagataaggagaggttgctacagtagtaaacaacttccaagacacaaatatagaacaaaaatactggagtaaaaacatgggttgtctcccataagcgcttttctttaacgcctttcagctaggcgcagaaagtgtaactcaagtaacatcaagagacgaagcatcaacatcataatttgttctaataatagaatcatagggtaccttcattctctttctagggaagtgttccatacctttcttgagaggaaattgatatttaatattaccctccttcatatcaatagtagcaccaacggttcgaagaaaaggtcttccaaatataatggggcaagatgcattgcattcaatatccaagacaacaaattcaacggggacaaggttattgttaaccataatatgaacattatcaacttttcccaaggtttctttttagcattatcagcgagattaacatccaaataacaattcttcaatggtggcaagtcaagcatatcatagacttttttaggcataacagaaatacttgcaccaagatcacataa includes these proteins:
- the LOC124673268 gene encoding putative invertase inhibitor; translation: MGPSQALPGLVLLLLLVSSSASVLDDTCKSFGANHKDIGYDYCIKFFQADEGSATADKRGLAVIASKIIKATASSTGKRIAALKASVKDKKVRSGLDDCHDVYSEAVDELDAAVKGVEAGTPQGLKDAVTNLSGAMDAPQTCETGFQELGVQSPLAAEDSEFTREVSVALVITSSL